In the genome of Ensifer sp. WSM1721, the window CATGTCGATTCGGGCTACCACACGGTAGGCATGAAGGCTGTCGACGCCCCGGATATCAGCGTTCTGAAGGACTGATCGTCTTCGCGCTGCAGCGTCGTGCTTTCAGTACGCACGAAGTCGCTGTGGCACTTTGAGCGCTGCAGGTCTTATCCTTAGATCCGCTGCGATTAAGGACATGCAGCAGGGACGGTGGCGACGGCTCGCCCGGAGTGAACACTGTGCTCATCTACATGGTCCGCCACGGACAAACGGACTGGAATGCGGAGAGCCGCCTTCAGGGCCAGAAGGATATTCCCCTCAACGAAACCGGCCGCCAGCAGGCGACCGGGAATGGGATAGCACTGGGGAAGATCCTCGGGAGTAATGCCGGCGGCTTCGATTTCGTCAGTAGTCCCCTCGGCCGCACGCGCGAAACCATGGAGCGCCTCCGGCGCGCGATGGGGCTCGACCCGTTTGCCTACGGCACCGACGAGCGGCTGAAGGAGGTCTCCTTCGGCGACTGGGAGGGCTACACGCTCCCAGAGCTGAAGCGCCTTGTGCCGGAGCGCATCGCCGAGCGGCGCGTCGCCAAATGGGACTTCATTCCACCGGGTGCCGATGCCGAGAGCTATGAGATCCTGTCTTGGCGCATAGGCGCGTGGCTCAAGGGCGTGACGCGGCCTACCATTTGCGTCAGCCACGGCGGCGTTATCCGGGCGCTGTTCAAGCTGCTCGGCGAAATGGAGGCCGAGGAAGCGGCGGCCGCAGCGATCCCGCAGGACCGTTTGCTGAAGATCGTCGAGGGCTCCATAAATTGGATTTGATCGTGCTCGCCGCGCCCGATGACCGAGTTAGCGGTTCAGCTGGCGCTCAGGACCTACTGAAGGATCTCCAAATCATTGATGACGCGTTTGCCGTCGACCTCAGTGTAGAAGACGAGAACCTTTACGCCGGCCTTCAGTCCCTCGAAATTGAATTCCTCGGGCGCCTGGTAGTTTTTGCCGTCATCGAGGGAGAGGCTCAGCCGGTCGGTATCGACACTGGTGATGACGGCCTCGACGTCGGCGCTTTCTGCAAGCGCGGAAAGAGGCGAAAGCAAGCTTGCGGTGGCCATGAGCGTGGCAATGACAAATCGCATCTTTCTTGCCCTCTTCAATGATTCTGCGAATGTTCTTGTCATCACGCTTTGATCCCCGATTGTGGCAAAAGTAGCCTTGTGTTGTTGCTTTTAGGACGCACCCGCGAACTGGGTGGCCGGCGGAGCGGAGAGTGAACGCCGACATCGCGAATTTCAAGCGAACCAAACCATGAACGGCCGCCCGCGCGCTCTCGCACGGCTCCTATCTTCAGGTTTTCCAAGGAAATTTCACGAAAGCCTATCTTAAGACTCCGCCGATATGGTAACGCGCGGATTGGGGAAAAACCATTGATCATTGCCGTTCTGCGTCATCACGTCCGCACGATCGCCAAGCTCGCCAAACCGTCGCTCGTCCCGGCGGTCATTGCGGCTGTCGTCGTTGCAACCGGTGGTCACATCTACGAGCGCCAGAATCGTGAGAACTTCCGCAGCGAGCTCAAGATCAAGGTCGAAAACGAACTTAGCCTTATCGCCAGCCGTGTCGAGGCGGAGATCGACGCCAATATTGCCGCGCTGAACGGATTTGCCAACGCCGTGGCGATCCGGCCGGATATCGGGGCGGAGGAGCTGAGCGAACTGGCGACGAAGCTGCTCCTGCAGAATCCGCTGATGATCCGCGTATCGGCAGCGCAAGGCGGCGTGGTCGGCGCCGCCTTTCCGCAAGACTCCCAACAGTGGTTCATCGGAACGGACCTCAACAAATTCGGGACGACCCGGTCTGCCGTTGAGCGCGCCGCGTCGATGGGCAAACCCGTCATCGTCGGGCCGGTGCGTCTGCCGAGCGGCCGCAGCGGCTTCGAGCTCTTCTTGCCCGTCGTCGGGAAGGCGGCAAGCGCGACGGTATCGTGGAGCCTCGTCGAGGCCGTCCTCGACGACAAGGCACTCTATCGTGCGGCGCATTTGCGGAAAGAGGGCCAGGAGCTCTCACAAATCTCCGATGGCCGCATGCAGGTCGACGTGCGCCTTGCCATTCGCGACGTTTCCGTCACCGACAATATTCAGGACGCGTTCCTCGGTGACGACGAGGTCTTCCGCAATGCTCCGGTCATCCGCGAGCTTCGTCTGCCGGGCGGCGTGTGGGAACTCGCGGCGGTTCCGGTCGGCGGCTGGGCGCAGGAACCGGAAAACGGCGACGATATCCGGCTGGTGATTTTTGCGGCGATCGTCATCGTCGTCATGCCCATCCTGCTGGCCGGTGGCCTCGTCAACGAGCGGCAACGGAACATCGCCAAATTGAAAGCGCGCGAAAGTGAGGTGCTGTCGCTCTCGCACCGTCTCAATCTGGCGCTTGAAGCGTCAAAGATCGGCATATGGGAGATCGATCTCAAGACGCAGGAACGCTCCTGGGACGAGCGGATGTTCCATTTGCACGGGCTTTCGCGCAGCGGCCGTGATCCGACCTACGACGAATGGCGCGCAACCGTGCATCCCGACGACATAGGCGCGGCATCTTCCGTTCTGCTGCGCAGCCTCGACCAAGGGCTCGAATACCGGTCGCAGTATCGTGTGGTCCGGCCGGATGGGGGCATACGCCATATTCGCAACGTGGGTTCGGGGCATGAGGGTGCCGACGGCCGAGCCAAGATCATCGGCATCAGTTGGGATGTGACCGACGACGTGCTGATGACCGAGCAGCTGCGGGCGGCGAAGGCCATGGCTGACCTCAAGAATGTGGAACTCGCCGAGGCCAAGGATCGAATCGAGCACAATGCGCTGCATGACCCGCTGACCGGCCTCGGCAACCGACGAATGCTCGACAAGGCATTGGAACGGCTATCGGCGGCAGGTGCCGAGCGGCCGCCGGACGTCGCTGTCCTGCATATCGATCTCGACCGGTTCAAACAGATCAACGACACGCTCGGACATGCAGCGGGCGACGCCATGCTGGTGCATGCCTCCGAGATCCTTCGCTCCAACATTTCGGCAGACGACATCGTCGCGCGCATTGGCGGCGACGAGTTTGTGGTGGTGATTTCCGGGGCGCCCGACGATGCCGCCTTGGCCGCTCTGTGCGACCGCATCATCGCGCAGATGCGCCAGCCGGTCGATTACAACGGCTTTCCCTGCCGTTTCGGCGTGAGCATCGGCATTGCCGTCGCGCGCGGCGCGACGATCGACGCGCGCAAGCTGCTCGTCAACGCCGACATCGCCCTTTATCGCGCCAAGGAAAACGGCCGCAACCGGCACCAATTCTTCACAGAGACGCTGCAGGCCGAGGTGGTCACCACCAAGCGGGTGGCCGACGAGATCCTCGAGGGCATCGAACGCGACGAGTTCGTCCCGTGGTACCAGCCGCAGTTCGACGCGTCGACCCTGGCGCTCGCCGGCGTCGAAGCCTTGATCCGCTGGCGACATCCGCGCGAGGGTACGCTTACGCCGGACCGATTCCTGAGGATCGCGGATGAGCTGAATGTAACGGCCGTGCTCGACCGCCTGGTTCTGGAGAAATCGCTCGCGGACCGAATGCGCTGGGCAGCGGCGGGCCTCGTGGTTCCGAAGGTCTCGGTGAACGTCTCGGCCAAGCGCCTGCAGGACCAGGAATTGCTCGCCTCACTCCAAGGACTGAGCATCGCGCCTGGCCAGATTTCCTTCGAACTGGTGGAGTCGATCTTCCTGGACGAGAGCGACGATGTCGTGACCGCCAACATCGAAGGGATCAAGAGGCTCGGCATCGACATAGAGATTGACGACTTCGGCACCGGCCACACCTCGATCGTCAGCCTCCTGAAAATCAAGCCGAAACGGCTGAAGATCGATCGCCAGCTTGTGGCGCCGGTGATCGGCGCGCGCAGGGAGCAGGCGCTGGTCCGCTCGATCATCGACATCGGCCGCTCCCTCGGCATTGAAACCGTGGCTGAGGGTGTGGAAACGATGGCGCATGCGGAGATGCTCGGCATCCTGGGCTGCGACCTGCTGCAAGGCTATGCTTTCTCGCGGCCGTTGAGCAGCGGGGACTTCGTGGCCTTCGCAACGGCCAAGGGTCTCCGAATGGCGTCCTGACCCGACCGCAAAAATTCTTGGACATCCCGGAAAGCCTTTTTGGTCGCTGTAGCGCTTTGAGTTGCCGCATGTTTTTGTCCTTAAATCGTTTACGATTTAAGGAAACATGCAGTAAGAGAGGGCACGCGCAAATTCGCGCGGATCTTCTTGGAGCGGGCGGTCGAATAGGACGTTGCCTTTTGCTCCAAGGCAATTGGAATCATGCCGACGCGGTCGAACCAGGATCGGTTCGCCCCGTCGCGATCCGGAGTTCGGTACCCGCCATGTCGCACAATACCTTCGGTCACCTCTTCCGCGTCACGACCTGGGGCGAAAGCCACGGTCCGGCGCTCGGCTGTGTCGTCGACGGGTGCCCGCCGGGAGTTCGCTTCACGCTGTCCGAGGTCCAGGCCTGGCTCGACAAGCGCAAGCCCGGTCAGTCGCGCTTCGTGACTCAGCGCCGCGAAGACGATCTGGTGAGGATCCTTTCGGGCGTAATGCTCGACGACGATGGCGAGACGATGATCTCCACCGGCACGCCGATCTCGATGATGATCGAGAACACCGACCAGCGCTCGAAGGACTATTCCGAGATCGCCAAGCGCTATCGCCCGGGCCATGCCGACTATACCTATGATGTAAAATACGGCATTCGCGACTATCGCGGCGGCGGCCGCTCCTCGGCACGCGAGACCGCCGCGCGCGTCGCGGCCGGCGTCATCGCCCGCAAGGTGGTTCCGGGTCTCGTCGTGCGCGGCGCGCTCGTGCAGATCGGCAAGCACAGGATCAATCGGGCCAATTGGGATTGGGCGGAGGTCAACAACAATCCGTTCTTCTCGCCCGATCCGGGGATCGTTCCGGTATGGGAGGACTATCTCGACGGCATCCGCAAGGCCGGCTCGTCGATCGGAGCCGTCGTCGAGGTTGTCGCCGAAGGTGTTCCGGCCGGCATCGGAGCGCCGATTTACGGCAAGCTCGACCAGGACATCGCTTCGAACCTGATGTCGATCAACGCGGTCAAAGGCGTGGAGATCGGCAACGGTTTCGCTGCCGCCGAGATCAGCGGCGAGGAGAATGCCGACGAGATGCGCATCGGCGCCGGCGGCGAGCCGGTCTTCCTCTCCAACAATGCGGGCGGCATTCTCGGCGGCATTTCGACGGGCCAGCCGATCGTCGCGCGCTTTGCGATCAAGCCGACATCCTCCATCCTCACCGATCGCCGCTCGATCGACAGCGACGGCAATGAGGTCGACGTGCGCACAAAGGGGCGCCACGATCCTTGCGTCGGCATTCGGGCCGTGCCGATCGGGGAGGCCATGCTTGCCTGCACGATCGCCGATCATTACCTGCGTGACCGCGGCCAGACCGGGCGGTTGAAATAATTTGCGGGAGAGAAATACAGATGTCCTATGACCAGAAGCGCGTCGTCGAAGCCATTCGCGCCTTCGAGGCCGGCGAGATCGTCGTCGTCACGGATGACGGCGGCCGGGAAAACGAAGGCGACCTGATCGTCGCGGCGGTGCATTGCACGCCGGAGAAGATGGCCTTCATCGTGCGCCACACCTCCGGCATCGTTTGCGCACCGATGCCGCGCGAGGAGGCGAAGCGCCTCAATCTGAATGCGATGGTCGCAGAGAACGACTCCGCCCACACCACGGCCTTCACCGTGTCCGTCGACTTCAAGCATGGAACGACGACCGGCATTTCCGCCGATGATCGGACTTTGACGGTAAGGAACCTGGCCAATCCGAATGTCGGCCCGACGGACTTCGTGCGGCCAGGCCACATCTTTCCGCTGGTCGCGCGCGAGGGCGGCGTGCTGATGCGCTCCGGCCATACTGAAGCGGCGGTCGATCTCTGCAAGCTCGCGAGCCTGCCGCCGATCGGCGTCATCTGCGAACTCGTCAATGACGACGGCACGGTGATGCGCGGTCCGCAGGTTGAGGCCTTCGCCGAGACCCACGGCCTGAAACAGGTCTCGGTGGCGGATCTCATCGCCTATCGCCAGCGCAAGGAAACTTTGATCGAGCACGGCAGTTGCTTCGACATCGACACGCCTTACGGCAAGGCGAAGGGCCATACCTATTCGCTGCCCTGGGATCCGATGCAACACCTCGCCGTCGTCTTCGGCGACATTCGCGACGGTATCGACATCCCGGTCCGCCTCCACCTCGAAAATGTCGCTGCGGACGTCTTCGGCGGCGACCGTCAGCTCGATGAGATCATGAAGCGCATCGCCGGGGAGGGCAGGGGCGTGATCGTCTACCTGCGCGAGGGCTCCGTCGGCGTCGGTGTTTCGCAGACCGCGCGCAAGGGCAAGCATGATCGCGAGGCGCATTCCGAGGCGCAGGCGCGCGAAAGCGAGTGGCTGGAGATCGGCCTCGGCGCTCAGATCCTGAAGGATCTCGGCATCAGCTCGATCCGGCTCCTCTCGTCACGCGAGCGTCACTATGTCGGCCTGGAAGGCTTCGGCATCAAGATCGCCGCGACCGATATCCTGTAAAGTAAGGGCTCCGCGCCCGGTCATCAGACTCCACAAAAAAGCCGCGTATCTCGAGCGCGGCTTTGTCATTGCGGATAAGACGTGGCATCAATCACGGCAGGGCGTCGTAACCCTCGCCGAAGCCCTTGAGGTCGACCGGGATGCCGATCCCTTCCTCGGGAGACTGGAACACGAAGAAGGTCGCGGTCGCGCCGGCGCGAAGCGTTTTCAGGAGCTCGTCCTCGAGCACCACTTCCGCATAGCAGCCATCGGAGAAGCAGCGCACGAAATAGGCGCGGCCGATATCCTTGCCGTCGACGTTGAGGCCGAGGCCGTTCGGCAGCAGCACGCCGAGCGGCGCCAGAACGCGGAGGATTTTCGCCTTGCGGTCGGCTGTCTTGAGCACGACGACCGATAACCCGACCTCTGGCCGGTCCTCATCGATCACGTTCTGCATGAGCGCGCATTGTTCGGCCGAGGCGCCGGCCGGCTTGTCGCAGACGATAGACCATGCGCCGTGGTTCGACTTTACCGTCCCGGGCGTTCCGCCGGATTGCTGGGCCATGCTTTGGGCGGGGAAGGCAAAGGCGGCAATTCCGAGCGCGGCCAGAACCGGCAGCCGGGAGAAGAGGGACAGGCCCATGTAAACCTCAAAAACCTCGAATCGTTGGGGCTATTCTTGAAGTGCGCGGAGATAAATGAAAAGCCCTGCTCCTTACATTCCAGCGCCATATGGCCGAAATTGGGCCCAGCCTCCCGCCGTACCGGCAAAAGGCACCCGCCGTTCTGGCCGTTATCCACGCACAGCCGGGTAGCGGAGAGATGCTTAACGCAGCCGGTAACCGAGCGCGAGGTCTCCTGTGCGAAAAAATCGCTTTGTGCAAAAATGCCGCACGGCGTTCATTGCACAGATGTTGCGGCGCTGGTCAAACTGTGGTTTGAAGCGCTTCAGTATCGCAGGGATTCTGCGTTCCGGGTTTGATCCTGATCAAGCGCATTGGGGAGACGTAATTGTGAGAAACAAGGCCTATGCAGTTCTGGCAGCGCTTGCCTGTCTGCTTTTTGCTTCAAGCGCCTTTGCTGACAAGCCTGTCGACTGGCAGGCGGGTCTGCAGCCGGCCGCGACAGGCATCATGGAAGAAATCAGGTGGTTTGAACATTATACCTTGTGGTTCATCGTTCCGATCACGCTTCTCGTCCTCCTCCTGCTGATCATCGTAGTGGTTAAGTTCCGCGAGAGCGCCAACCCGGTTCCGTCCAGGACCAGCCACAACACGCTCATCGAAGTCATCTGGACGGTCGGTCCCGTCATCATCCTGCTTTTTCTGGCCATTCCCTCGTTCCAGCTTCTCACCGCGCAACTCACGCCGCCGCAGAATCCGGACCTGACGGTCAAGGCGACGGGAAACCAGTGGTACTGGTCCTATGAATACGAGGTCGGCGAAAATCCGCTGTCCTTCGACAGTCTTCTCTTGAAAGAAGAGGACCGCGCAAGTCTCGGCAAGGAAGACAAGGCAGCTTATCCGCGCCTTCTCGCCGTCGACAACGAGGTCGTCGTGCCGGTCGGCAAGACCGTCCGTCTGCTGGTCACGGCAGCCGACGTGATCCATGCCTTTGCAATGCCGGCTTTCGGCGTCAAGATCGACGCGGTTCCCGGCCGTCTCAATGAAACCTGGTTCAGGGCTGATCGTGAAGGCCTCTACTACGGCCAGTGTTCCGAGCTCTGCGGCAAGGATCACGCTTACATGCCGATCGCCGTCCGGGTCGTCCCGCAGGACAAGTACGACGCATGGCTTGCGGCCGCCGCAACCAATCTCGGCGAAGCGAACAGGGCGCTGACGGCGTCCATCGACGGCGCGGCCAAGACCGTTGACGTCGCCGCAAACGCCGCACAGTAATCGGAAGGGGAGCTCGACCCATGGCTGGAACAGCCGTTCATCACGATCAACGTCATGATCATTCCGATCATGCCCATGGCGACCACGCACACAAGCCGCTGACCTTCTTTCAGCGTTGGTTCCTGTCGACCAACCACAAAGACATCGGCACGCTCTATCTGATCTTCGCGATCATCGCCGGCATCATCGGCGGTACGCTGTCGGTCTTCATGCGCGCCGAGCTGCAGGAGCCGGGCATCCAGATCTTCCACGGTCTCGCGCAGATGGTCTACGGCTTCGAGGGCGATGCTGCCATCGACGGCGGCAAGCACATGTTCAACGTCTTCACGACGGCGCACGCGCTGATCATGATCTTCTTCATGGTCATGCCGGCGCTGATCGGCGGCTTTGCCAACTGGATGGTGCCGATCATGATCGGCGCCCCGGACATGGCGTTCCCGCGCATGAACAACATCTCCTTCTGGCTGATCGTGCCGGCCTTCCTGCTCGTCCTGCTTTCGATGTTCGTCGAGGGTCCGGCGGGTGCCTATGGTGCCGGCGGCGGCTGGACGATCTATCCGCCGTTCTCGACTTCGGGCATGCCCGGCCCGGCCATGGATCTCGCGATCCTCGGCCTGCACATCGCCGGCGCCTCGTCGATCCTCGGTGCGATCAATTTCATCACGACGATCCTCAACATGCGCGCTCCGGGCATGACGCTGCACAAGATGCCGCTCTTCGCCTGGTCGGTTCTGATCACCGCCTTCCTGCTGTTGCTCTCGCTGCCGGTCCTGGCAGGCGGCATCACCATGCTGCTGACCGATCGTAACTTCGGCACGGCCTTCTTCGCTCCTGAAGGCGGCGGTGACCCGATCCTGTTCCAGCACCTGTTCTGGTTCTTCGGCCATCCGGAAGTGTACATCCTGATCCTGCCGGGCTTCGGCATCGTCAGCCACATCATCTCGACCTTCGCCCGCAAGCCGATCTTCGGCTATCTCGGCATGGCCTATGCCATGGTTGCGATCGGCGCCGTCGGCTTCATCGTGTGGGCGCACCACATGTATACGGTCGGCATGTCGCTGCAGACGCAGCGCTACTTCGTCTTCGCGACGATGGTTATCGCCGTTCCGACGGGCGTGAAGATCTTCTCGTGGATCGCGACGATGTGGGGCGGTTCGATCCGCTTCACGACACCGATGGTCTGGGCGATCGGCTTCATCTTCCTCTTCACCGTCGGCGGCGTCACGGGCGTCCAGCTCGCCAATGCCGGCCTCGACCGCGCGCTGCACGATACCTATTACGTGGTGGCTCACTTCCACTACGTTCTGTCGCTCGGTGCCGTCTTCGCGATCTTCGCGGCCTGGTACTACTGGTTCCCGAAGATGAGCGGCTACATGTACTCCGAGTTCATCGGCAAGCTGCACTTCTGGGTGATGTTCGTCGGCGTGAACCTGATCTTCTTCCCGCAGCATTTCCTCGGGCTTGCAGGCATGCCGCGTCGCTATGTCGACTATCCGGACGCCTTTGCGGGCTGGAACATGGTGTCGTCCTACGGCTCCTACATCGCCGCCGTCGGGGTGCTGATCTTCCTCTTCGGCGTAGCCGAGGCTTTCGCGAGGAAGCGCGTCGCGGGCGACAATCCGTGGGGTGCGGGTGCCAATACGCTCGAATGGCAGCTCTCTTCGCCGCCGCCGTTCCACCAATGGGAGCAGCTCCCGCGGATCAAGTGACGGGCAACGAACAGAAGCCGCCGGTTTCGGCGGCTTCACCCCGCCGGCCCTCCGGCGAAATGCGGCTGTCATGGTCGCAAGGAATTCAGGGACGAGACATGACGGTCATCGACAATCACGAAGCAGTCGGCATGGAAGGCGCACCGCGCCTGTCTGAGGCCTCTGCACGCGATTATTTCGAGCTCCTGAAGCCGCGCGTCATGTCTCTCGTCGTCTTTACGGCTTTTGCCGGGCTCGTCCTTGCGCCCGGACAAATCAATCCTTTCATCGGCTTCATCGCGATCCTCTGCATCGCCGTCGGCGCCGGCGCCTCCGGTGCGCTGAACATGTGGTATGACGCCGATATCGACGCAGTGATGAGCCGTACGGCCAAGCGCCCGATTCCCGCCGGCAAAATCCTGCCGCAGGAAGCGCTCGCCTTCGGCCTGACGCTATCGGCATTTTCGGTGACGATCCTCGGGCTTGCCGTGAACTGGCTTGCAGCCGGCTTGCTCGCCTTCACCATCTTCTTCTACGTGGCTATCTACACGATGTGGCTGAAGCGCTCGACGCCGCAGAACATCGTGATCGGCGGTGCCGCCGGAGCTTTCCCGCCGATG includes:
- a CDS encoding histidine phosphatase family protein, which gives rise to MLIYMVRHGQTDWNAESRLQGQKDIPLNETGRQQATGNGIALGKILGSNAGGFDFVSSPLGRTRETMERLRRAMGLDPFAYGTDERLKEVSFGDWEGYTLPELKRLVPERIAERRVAKWDFIPPGADAESYEILSWRIGAWLKGVTRPTICVSHGGVIRALFKLLGEMEAEEAAAAAIPQDRLLKIVEGSINWI
- a CDS encoding DUF1344 domain-containing protein — translated: MRFVIATLMATASLLSPLSALAESADVEAVITSVDTDRLSLSLDDGKNYQAPEEFNFEGLKAGVKVLVFYTEVDGKRVINDLEILQ
- a CDS encoding EAL domain-containing protein, with the translated sequence MIIAVLRHHVRTIAKLAKPSLVPAVIAAVVVATGGHIYERQNRENFRSELKIKVENELSLIASRVEAEIDANIAALNGFANAVAIRPDIGAEELSELATKLLLQNPLMIRVSAAQGGVVGAAFPQDSQQWFIGTDLNKFGTTRSAVERAASMGKPVIVGPVRLPSGRSGFELFLPVVGKAASATVSWSLVEAVLDDKALYRAAHLRKEGQELSQISDGRMQVDVRLAIRDVSVTDNIQDAFLGDDEVFRNAPVIRELRLPGGVWELAAVPVGGWAQEPENGDDIRLVIFAAIVIVVMPILLAGGLVNERQRNIAKLKARESEVLSLSHRLNLALEASKIGIWEIDLKTQERSWDERMFHLHGLSRSGRDPTYDEWRATVHPDDIGAASSVLLRSLDQGLEYRSQYRVVRPDGGIRHIRNVGSGHEGADGRAKIIGISWDVTDDVLMTEQLRAAKAMADLKNVELAEAKDRIEHNALHDPLTGLGNRRMLDKALERLSAAGAERPPDVAVLHIDLDRFKQINDTLGHAAGDAMLVHASEILRSNISADDIVARIGGDEFVVVISGAPDDAALAALCDRIIAQMRQPVDYNGFPCRFGVSIGIAVARGATIDARKLLVNADIALYRAKENGRNRHQFFTETLQAEVVTTKRVADEILEGIERDEFVPWYQPQFDASTLALAGVEALIRWRHPREGTLTPDRFLRIADELNVTAVLDRLVLEKSLADRMRWAAAGLVVPKVSVNVSAKRLQDQELLASLQGLSIAPGQISFELVESIFLDESDDVVTANIEGIKRLGIDIEIDDFGTGHTSIVSLLKIKPKRLKIDRQLVAPVIGARREQALVRSIIDIGRSLGIETVAEGVETMAHAEMLGILGCDLLQGYAFSRPLSSGDFVAFATAKGLRMAS
- the aroC gene encoding chorismate synthase, whose protein sequence is MSHNTFGHLFRVTTWGESHGPALGCVVDGCPPGVRFTLSEVQAWLDKRKPGQSRFVTQRREDDLVRILSGVMLDDDGETMISTGTPISMMIENTDQRSKDYSEIAKRYRPGHADYTYDVKYGIRDYRGGGRSSARETAARVAAGVIARKVVPGLVVRGALVQIGKHRINRANWDWAEVNNNPFFSPDPGIVPVWEDYLDGIRKAGSSIGAVVEVVAEGVPAGIGAPIYGKLDQDIASNLMSINAVKGVEIGNGFAAAEISGEENADEMRIGAGGEPVFLSNNAGGILGGISTGQPIVARFAIKPTSSILTDRRSIDSDGNEVDVRTKGRHDPCVGIRAVPIGEAMLACTIADHYLRDRGQTGRLK
- the ribB gene encoding 3,4-dihydroxy-2-butanone-4-phosphate synthase; translation: MSYDQKRVVEAIRAFEAGEIVVVTDDGGRENEGDLIVAAVHCTPEKMAFIVRHTSGIVCAPMPREEAKRLNLNAMVAENDSAHTTAFTVSVDFKHGTTTGISADDRTLTVRNLANPNVGPTDFVRPGHIFPLVAREGGVLMRSGHTEAAVDLCKLASLPPIGVICELVNDDGTVMRGPQVEAFAETHGLKQVSVADLIAYRQRKETLIEHGSCFDIDTPYGKAKGHTYSLPWDPMQHLAVVFGDIRDGIDIPVRLHLENVAADVFGGDRQLDEIMKRIAGEGRGVIVYLREGSVGVGVSQTARKGKHDREAHSEAQARESEWLEIGLGAQILKDLGISSIRLLSSRERHYVGLEGFGIKIAATDIL
- a CDS encoding invasion associated locus B family protein, which encodes MGLSLFSRLPVLAALGIAAFAFPAQSMAQQSGGTPGTVKSNHGAWSIVCDKPAGASAEQCALMQNVIDEDRPEVGLSVVVLKTADRKAKILRVLAPLGVLLPNGLGLNVDGKDIGRAYFVRCFSDGCYAEVVLEDELLKTLRAGATATFFVFQSPEEGIGIPVDLKGFGEGYDALP
- the coxB gene encoding cytochrome c oxidase subunit II — protein: MRNKAYAVLAALACLLFASSAFADKPVDWQAGLQPAATGIMEEIRWFEHYTLWFIVPITLLVLLLLIIVVVKFRESANPVPSRTSHNTLIEVIWTVGPVIILLFLAIPSFQLLTAQLTPPQNPDLTVKATGNQWYWSYEYEVGENPLSFDSLLLKEEDRASLGKEDKAAYPRLLAVDNEVVVPVGKTVRLLVTAADVIHAFAMPAFGVKIDAVPGRLNETWFRADREGLYYGQCSELCGKDHAYMPIAVRVVPQDKYDAWLAAAATNLGEANRALTASIDGAAKTVDVAANAAQ
- the ctaD gene encoding cytochrome c oxidase subunit I, which translates into the protein MAGTAVHHDQRHDHSDHAHGDHAHKPLTFFQRWFLSTNHKDIGTLYLIFAIIAGIIGGTLSVFMRAELQEPGIQIFHGLAQMVYGFEGDAAIDGGKHMFNVFTTAHALIMIFFMVMPALIGGFANWMVPIMIGAPDMAFPRMNNISFWLIVPAFLLVLLSMFVEGPAGAYGAGGGWTIYPPFSTSGMPGPAMDLAILGLHIAGASSILGAINFITTILNMRAPGMTLHKMPLFAWSVLITAFLLLLSLPVLAGGITMLLTDRNFGTAFFAPEGGGDPILFQHLFWFFGHPEVYILILPGFGIVSHIISTFARKPIFGYLGMAYAMVAIGAVGFIVWAHHMYTVGMSLQTQRYFVFATMVIAVPTGVKIFSWIATMWGGSIRFTTPMVWAIGFIFLFTVGGVTGVQLANAGLDRALHDTYYVVAHFHYVLSLGAVFAIFAAWYYWFPKMSGYMYSEFIGKLHFWVMFVGVNLIFFPQHFLGLAGMPRRYVDYPDAFAGWNMVSSYGSYIAAVGVLIFLFGVAEAFARKRVAGDNPWGAGANTLEWQLSSPPPFHQWEQLPRIK
- a CDS encoding heme o synthase, giving the protein MTVIDNHEAVGMEGAPRLSEASARDYFELLKPRVMSLVVFTAFAGLVLAPGQINPFIGFIAILCIAVGAGASGALNMWYDADIDAVMSRTAKRPIPAGKILPQEALAFGLTLSAFSVTILGLAVNWLAAGLLAFTIFFYVAIYTMWLKRSTPQNIVIGGAAGAFPPMIGWACVTGGVSLESIVLFLIIFLWTPAHFWALALFKMGDYEAVGVPMMPNVCGEATTKRQIVIYAVLTALSGICPTLLGFASLGYGAFAAAMGVGFVWYSLGVLRMPESDKRMLPAKKLFAFSIAYLFAIFSALLADHVIVQIWLKAGGIS